TTCATTTACAGCACCATCCAGCCCCCCTCAAAATATATGACTCAATAACAGCACTTTTTAAGATGCATAACACAACCTATTTCTTATGGCATTATATACTCAGCATAAAATGGcccaaataaagaaaaaatatgggctgctttatataaaataaaagattcctATAGAATACAGCACAGAAATGTTGTACATGAAATTCTGGCATAAGTGCATTGATATAATTATGGCAACAACATGCAATTGTAGATAAAAGCATTTTCagagtatatttatatattttgtatgaaCATCGCAtggcacattttttttaatcttctttaATGTGGCAAGGCTGCATCATCCTAATCACTTCCACCACAAAGCTTCAACAGCAATTTCTTGTAATCCCCAGAAGTGTCTCCCTGCAAAACCAGAGATCATCCACtattaaaacaaatcacagaCTACGCAAATGTACATGCAAACCTAATTTAGTTTGGTcaaatcattcattttacattgaACTTGCTACATTAGATCTGGGAATCATAGCAAAATTGCACACATTTTAATGAAGGCATCTGAATGAAAGGACATGGATAttcataattattcatttttttcacactaATGTGCTATCTTCTATGACACGGTCACAGAAACATGTGTGGAAGCAAACATAGTGTGTGGTTTTGCTAAATGAACTGAAAACCACATTAAACTTATtaaaaggaaacagaaacagtttacttacagaaatgtcagtgtAGAGAGACTTGCCATACATCTTCAGGTATGCCTGGCGGATGTCCAACAGATCAATCTCAGAGCGAGACACCATAATGCGGATAAGGGTGCGGTCTTTGGTTCCTAATCCCTGCACACACCAGACGTCATTTTAGCTGTAGTTAAACAGCTAGGACTTAAATGTTGAAATTATTTAGCAGCTGAACTTTCTGACCCAAGTTCCACAGCCTTAGAGCAAAGTGTCTTACCTTCATGGCTTTGTGGAGTCTTTCAGCAAAATAGGCTGATGTGTCTTTAATACACTTCACTGCAGACAAGACATTTTAGATTTGACATGTGCAAATATTTTCCAGGTCAATCACAactaaataaaactgtacaatGATGACTTGACTGAAATCTAAATCCAGGCGGCTTAGAAAACTGGAAATACAACAGCAGTCAAGATTAAAACCAACTACAACTCATCCAGGAGAAATGTACAGGAACCAGAAAGCATACACACAacgtacagaaacacacaaaccatGCACTGCACACTTAGGAGAAATGTACAACACAGCAATGTGTGTGACAAAGAGTATGTCAACCACGGTGATGATGAACTCAGAGGGTGCTTAAATATTTTAGCATATTACCCGTAGCCTGAGAATGGACAGCAGGTTAGAGGACAATTTGagaaacacaaaacagttaacgcaaatattacaaaaaaacttgtaattattttttaaagggactatttttttttctgttctacaTGATTAAGAGAGAAGGTATGATCATATCTAAATATTTTGAATCTCTGTTTGACTATACACTACTTCACCATGACCTATGAACTGTATAATCTATTCTATGACATACAGCAGTTTAATAAGCAGTGAATACACATTGTATACAATTTTTCACATGGTATACACATGGTATTACATTAATATGTAAACAACAGTGGCACTGAGTTCAGAATctgacacagaaaaaaagtggGATGATTAACACAAATTCTGCCTACCAGGTGGACCAACAAAGTTGCCAGTGAGGGAACAGTGTATAAAAACACCGGCATTAGTGTCATTTCTACCAGGGTAACACCTAGAATCATGTTACATCTGTGCTAAGGTCCATCCTCTATTAAATTAGTTCCTTACAAAGATGGACAGCATAAAGAGGCATTTGAAAACTGTCAGTAACTCTACATGTGAATGTATGCCTAAGCTGggtctatacaaaataaaagtatacGAAGACACAAGAACttctacatttaaatttatgtttatGCTCAAACATCTTACCAACAGCCAACATGCCACCCTCCAGATCTCCAGACATCTCCGTCTCAATACTCTTTTCAATGCTTCGGCCACACATGTGCTGGTATTCCTGGAACactggacacacaaacacacagttcttGAAAACAATAACCACTCACTGAAGAGACACCTACTGAACATGttccacaataataataaaaaaagatgtgaaaaagaaattaaataaataaataaaaaatgagagaaagattTTCTTCAATTACGGCACTGAGAAAGAATGACAGTGAcctgtttagtgttttaataCTAGGTAACTTTGCAGCATCTTTTAGTGAATTGGTAATTTTATTATTCAGATTTTTGTTCATATCCATAAACTCGCCCAACAAACCCACAAATTATCAACCTGTTCAGAAACTGTGATTTCATGCTAGTTCTTGGATAATTGCTAAACATGATAAAAACAGTTCCAGCAACAGTGTTAGGACTGGCATTATGGAAAACAATAACACCATGTAAACAAGCAAGTACCACCTGGTGGTACTGGTTATTGCCCAGTTTctattaaaacactttaaaaaaaataaaaataaaaataaaaataacaatggtTAATAATCATTGATAAgtgaatatacatttattaatcatCTAAATAATTCTCAACTAGCACAACAACTAATTCTGCTAAGCTTCAATTATAATTGCTAAAATCAATCTGTTCCATTGCCAGTAGTAACAAGTttgcttgtattttatttaatttataaacttaTCATATATGATGCAAGGTAGTGTAAAAAAGGGTGTAACGGGTTCTGTAGACTAGAACAACGAAAGCAAAGCAGCACGTTTTGGGTAGCAGTTGCTCTGCCTTATGGCTACTGAAATCCCAGCAATGCCAAGGTGCTACAATTGGACCTTGAAATATGGCGCTTTCTTCTCCAAGTATAACTGAACTCAGGTacttaactatatatatatatatatatatatatatatatatatatatataaaatatatatacatatataaagagaGCAACATTATTGCCATGTGCATAgctgcaatgacaataaaggctttATCAACTTTATCAACTTGTCACATTTCAAAAGTTAATAGTTCTGGTTAACTGGTgacattttaacataaattacCTTAATTTTTGTCTAAAGGTTATGAGTTCACTAATTAGTTAAATCCCTGAATGCAAAAACGATCACAATTGTTAAGCAGTTAAATGGGACCAAATCCTACATTTAGTTCTTTACAGAAGCTGGAGTTTTAAAGAACTGATTTGACATCAAACTTAAAAGATTGACAATAAGTAGATTATTTTAGCGCTCATGCAAATCGGGTAAAGGTACTTTAAACCACATAACCCATTATTTTTCACTGGTTCGGTAGTTTTAACCAGCACCCTCACAGAGCAGTAATGAAACTGACTGTGGTTTCACTATTAAAGACTCAAATGTTGTGAACTTTTAGTATCAAGGAGAAAGTTTGATTTTATGGTAGGGATAAGTCCAACTGTTCAAAGTTAATCCTGTTCGGTGTCCTGTCCAGATACCTGTACTACCTTTGAAATGATATGGAATAAGTCTCCCTTAAGGTCATAATGTTGCAAAAATGATACAGTTACCTGCTCTGAGGTGAGATTTGCTTCGAGCACAAAGAATGGCGTTAAACTTGGACTCATCTGTGCCCAGTTTATTTTCCCCAGCCTGATAGAGAGTCTACAGGAGAGTACAGTGTGCAGATGCAGTGTGAGCCTTCAGAACATAGAAACATTacagtaacaataaaaaaaaaagtcactcgACTACCTGAGCATCTTGTTTGGCTAATGAGATATCCACAGTCTCTCTTTCATCACGATTGCCCTttgagataaaaacaaacaaacaaataaataaataaatctttaataataaacaaaaatttataagtaatattttaaatgttaaatgaatgaGTTATAACATACAACACTACATTACTATCACAAAAACTCTCTAAGGAACTGCTAAAGTACTGGTACAAACAATAACTGATTAATAGACTGGCAGAAAAAATCCAATATATTTTCTatgataagattttttttcctctctagaCCTGCTAATAAAAAACATCAAGAGAACCTGAGCAAGAGAGATGAGCAGCCTGCGAAAGTGCCCTGATGTATCGCCACTAATCGCATCCTCCAGTGatttcttgttttctgtttaaaaaaaaaaaaataaacaactgaaATTCATTATCTTGCTCAGTTCAGACTTCATAGTAAAATGTCAGTGGCATGATGATTTATTTGCTTCTAGTATTTCAAGGCGTAATAATGCATAGGAACAAACCAGCTTTGTAGATTTGATTGATTTCTCTGATTTCATTATTGGTGCGAGAGGACAGGATCTCGATCAGACAGGCCTCATCAGTCCCTGCTCCCTGTCCAGTACAGTAATCAAAGGTTAAATAGCAAAACAATAACCTACTTGTGAAACAGATTCATAAATTTGTAAAATCTACTTTGATATAATTAAGATTTGTTTAGATATTTTCTGTTATAAATGCCTTTTTTCCAAATGAGAGCTTGGAACATCtcctaaaatgtaaactttatacATAAAGTACTTTTCCCCTTGGACTACACATTGtgaaacaaatatataagaaataagaCATGTGCGTTAGGAAACAAATCAAGCCAGACATGGTGTGATGGCCACcataagtgtttttattcctcttatacaacaGCAATGTGTCAACACCTAAAATATGTTGTATTAAAAAGgtattaaatgtattcaaatatttatgtattgGTGCAGTTATAATGTGAACATGTACattatagcagttataaacagCTATTTCCTCACCCATGCTTCATTTCACTCTCTGCTGAAGCTAATAAAAACAACTATCCAACACTAATCAttctttctgaccaatcagaatgagtAGAACTctggtataaaatgaaataatgtataattccaattttttttttatacaacataTTTTAATTAGAGATTATATACAAACCTTGATGGCCTCTCTTAGCTCAGATGCATCAAACTGAGCAGGAGTCTTCAACATGGCCAAAACCAGTTTCTCAAAGTTTCCAGAAAGTTCAGACTTCAGATCCTTAACCAagtcctaaaaaaaaatcagccagTATGCGAACGATCAATTTCAGTTGTAATCTTTTTGTACATTTGAGTAGTTAAACTATTGCATACTGAAAACTCTGGGGAAAGGAGGATAGAGGTTCACTACTTCCCGACACATCAGAGATCTCTATTTTaagactaaaatattaaaacttcAATAGctgtaatacagataaaaccAGGACTGCTTGGGAGGAGGAGTTAGGGCTGCAGTTTGGCGACGAACAGTGGGAGAAAGCCGTAGATAGGATATGGTCTACCACTTCCTGTGCCTCAGTCTCATTCAGTTTAAGGTTTTGTACAGAATTCATCTTTCCAAATCTATACAGGCAAAAATCTATCCTGGGGTTGATGACAGATGTCATGTTTCCCCCTGTCACTTGTCCTATGTTTTTTCTGTGCCCAAAATTACATGCATTCTGGACAGGTTTTTTCAGAATTATGTCCTCCATATTTGAAGCGCAACTGACGCCATGCCCACTGATCGCTATATTTGGTATTACCAATGAGTCAGTATCACTGAGTTCTGTACACAAAGATGTTTTAGCCTTCTCATCTTTGTTGGCCAGACGTTGAATACTTCTACACTGGAAGGCAATAAGatgtccctccatctctcagtgGTTTAAggatttgatgttttttcttaagttggagaaaataaaatatacactgagGGGTTCTActgacaccttttttttttccaaatattctttgaacattcagtattcacatacagtatatacactggtcggtttctgttactgtttattgtcttttgtgtattgcattttttgtactttttgtattgtcttgtaactttgtgtctgcactgtcttttgtcctgcactgtcttgtctgtcttgtttgtcttgtcctgcactgtttgcaccaggttgcacagttgcactttatgtggctaagactacttacaagtctttagccctgtctttgttttatgtagcaccatggtcctggagaaacgttgtctcatttcactatgtactgcaacagctatatatggttgaaatgacaataaaagcttcttgacttgacttgacttttgtAAGTGGCAACctgttatttcttattttaggaGACTACGGGTGTTACCTGATTAAAGTTCTAATTCGGTCAAAAATTGGACTGTATGCATAACCTTGATTGttgatttttcaataaaaaaattaaaaaaaaaaattattaaaacttttgactgtatgaaataaaagggcattaattaaaaaatactaataaatgctgtaaacatgcAAAGGTTTCTTACAATAAATGAGAATTACCTTCCCATAGGCAGTCTTGTATGTAACCAGCAGAGGCACACGCTGCCTGCAGGAACGACTTCCAAGAAGATTAATTATAGCCTGTTCATCGGTACCTGTTGAAACGTGTCAAATTATAAATACAGGCATTTCCCCATTGTCTGTGGAAACTTCAACACTGGCAAATTAGCAAAAAACACAATTTGCATGAACCTCACACTTGGACCTCTTAATGAAGTTCAAGTCCAAGATATACCGAGTTATACGGTATATAATTCTTGTggtaaaatgtctaaaaaaaaatccaattgtACAATGTATGTGTACATGCAGTGGCGTGTGTGACAACAGAACAGGTTGTGCAGAAGAATGTAAGCTAAAAAGAACTGTATACAAGATATTCACCAAAGCCTTTCATTGCTTTCCTGAGAACCTCTACATCTTTTAATGGGTCTGCTCCAGGAAAATCTGGGATGGTTCCTCTAAACCCACgctaaagacaaaaacaataagGCAAAGAAATAGAGCAAAACAAAATTTAAGGCTTAAACAAAATCATTGGATTAGtaacaaattattaaaaaaaatatttgttaaaaatgcATATTCTTACATTAATAGCAGGAGCAATTGGAGCTCCTCCTCCATATGTGGGCATGGACGGATTGGTAGCAGGCACATTGGGATAATTAGGTACAGACGGAGTCAGTGATGGACCTTGTGGGTAGCCTGGCATGGATGGATTGGCTGCTGGGGCTTGTGGATAGCCTGGCATGGATGGATTGGCTGCTGGGGCTTGTGGATAGCCTGGCATTGGGGGATTCGGTGAAGGGGCTTGTGGGTAGCCTGGCATAGGCTGACCTGGAGCTGGCCCTCCTGGATAGCCCATCCCTGGGGCCTGAGGCATGGATCCTCCTCCCTGAGGGGATAGGCCAAAGGGCTGTTGGTTAGGGTAGGATGCAGGACCCTCAGAAGGTACTTGAGGGTACATGGATGGATTTAAACTAAATCCACCCAAGGCAGTAGAGATGTTGTTTGCCTGTGATGAAAGGATTtaaaggcaataaaaaaaagcacatagcAAAGCACTAACTGGATAATTCAGAGAAGGACGTGCGGTGGaacaattacacaaacacagctgtgaAATGATCACATGGACAGGACATGCAttgtaaaatgatttaaaaaagcatTACAAGATAATACTGCGTTCTTAGCAAATGACAAGATATCTACGCATCGTTTTCTAAATCTTACAAGCTAAAAGCTAAAAGTGTGACCTGATATCATGTCTATGTATTGcagatttgttttgttggttttcTATGAATTGGctaaaaaattaaacagcattattatatgtattaacaaataattatttcaccCATATAAGAAAGAAGAGACAATATGAGAAATAAGAGAAATATGTTATGAATTATAgtttcagaagaagaagaatcacaatgaagaaggaaaataattaaGCACATCAGCATAAAGGTGATGGATGACTATCATTTGATGACTGTGCAGAAGCATGCAGTAACCTGGCAAGGAGGGACTGCAGAGATTATGTTTGGACAAAAAGGTCTGCAGTTTAATCAAAACCACTCTGTAgtgttttcatattaaaaagcAAATGTTAGCGGTCAGCCTGCAGGTATCAAGAGAGAATGTATCAGGATAAAATGTGAGAAATTCTGTGGCTGAAAACTATGAAATTATCCGACTGGcagttaaaagaaaacaaacccaCACCACTTAGCATTTCAATACATGTAATGCAATGTAATGTGTCATGGTTTGTTTAGAATACAGGGAGAGGTCTTGTCTTGtggacattaaacattaaatttaaatacaaacagtTAAAAACTGCTTTAAAGTCATtccttaataaattaataagagTAATCtttggcaaattgctgttgAAAACTGAGCAATAACAGACTACGCACCATGTGACTATACAAAAATAGTCCACTTTGTACCGAATTGTACCACACCAACCcgacatggatttttttttcatataacagTATAATAGCATGGTCTATTGTGGGTTATTCTTGACATAATACACACAGCAAAAAATACTACTGTTACAGTATACATACGGGATTTCAGAACATTTTATCAATATGATGAAACTTACCATTGCAGGTAGATTGCTTGCATTAAATCCAGGCATTCCTGGAGCACCAGGAGCTCCCCATCCACCTGCAAATATACAACAAATT
The Tachysurus vachellii isolate PV-2020 chromosome 6, HZAU_Pvac_v1, whole genome shotgun sequence genome window above contains:
- the anxa11a gene encoding annexin A11a isoform X1, with protein sequence MSYPGYPPQSGGYPPQAGGYPPQGGGYPPQAGMYPPAAGGYPPQAGGYPPQAGGYPPQPSAYPGQPGAFPTLPPGGWGAPGAPGMPGFNASNLPAMANNISTALGGFSLNPSMYPQVPSEGPASYPNQQPFGLSPQGGGSMPQAPGMGYPGGPAPGQPMPGYPQAPSPNPPMPGYPQAPAANPSMPGYPQAPAANPSMPGYPQGPSLTPSVPNYPNVPATNPSMPTYGGGAPIAPAINRGFRGTIPDFPGADPLKDVEVLRKAMKGFGTDEQAIINLLGSRSCRQRVPLLVTYKTAYGKDLVKDLKSELSGNFEKLVLAMLKTPAQFDASELREAIKGAGTDEACLIEILSSRTNNEIREINQIYKAENKKSLEDAISGDTSGHFRRLLISLAQGNRDERETVDISLAKQDAQTLYQAGENKLGTDESKFNAILCARSKSHLRAVFQEYQHMCGRSIEKSIETEMSGDLEGGMLAVVKCIKDTSAYFAERLHKAMKGLGTKDRTLIRIMVSRSEIDLLDIRQAYLKMYGKSLYTDISGDTSGDYKKLLLKLCGGSD
- the anxa11a gene encoding annexin A11a isoform X2, producing the protein MSYPGYPPQSGGYPPQAGGYPPQGGGYPPQAGMYPPAAGGYPPQAGGYPPQAGGYPPQPSAYPGQPGAFPTLPPGGWGAPGAPGMPGFNASNLPAMGGGSMPQAPGMGYPGGPAPGQPMPGYPQAPSPNPPMPGYPQAPAANPSMPGYPQAPAANPSMPGYPQGPSLTPSVPNYPNVPATNPSMPTYGGGAPIAPAINRGFRGTIPDFPGADPLKDVEVLRKAMKGFGTDEQAIINLLGSRSCRQRVPLLVTYKTAYGKDLVKDLKSELSGNFEKLVLAMLKTPAQFDASELREAIKGAGTDEACLIEILSSRTNNEIREINQIYKAENKKSLEDAISGDTSGHFRRLLISLAQGNRDERETVDISLAKQDAQTLYQAGENKLGTDESKFNAILCARSKSHLRAVFQEYQHMCGRSIEKSIETEMSGDLEGGMLAVVKCIKDTSAYFAERLHKAMKGLGTKDRTLIRIMVSRSEIDLLDIRQAYLKMYGKSLYTDISGDTSGDYKKLLLKLCGGSD